The genome window GAGGGCACGCGCACGGTGCTCTACCGGTTGGCGCTCGACGGCAGCTTCACGCGCCTGGAGACCGGCGACGTGAACCCTGCGTGGTCGTTCTGGATCGACGCCGCGATCGCGAAGAACGGTACGATCGCGTTTCCTGGCTCGCAGATCGAACGGCCGACGGAGCTGTGGGTGCTCGCGCCGGGTGCCGCCGCCCCGCGCCGTCTGAGCGACGTGAACGGTGCGACGGCGAGCCTGCAGCTCGGCAAGATGGAGACGGTGACCTGGACGAACGAAGGCTACGACGAGGACGGCGTGCTCACGTATCCGGTCGGCTATACGGCCGGCAAGAAGTATCCGTTGGTGGTGCTGCCGCACGGCGGCCCGCAGGCCGCGTCGGTTGCGCAGTTCAACCTGCTCGACCAGCTGCTGGCGGCGCACGGCTACCTCGTCTTCGAGCCGAACTACCGCGGCAGCGACAACGGCGGCAACGCCTACGAGCGGGCGATCTACATGGACGCCGGCGCCGGCCCCGGGCGCGACGTGATGGCGGGCCTGGCGAAGGTCGAGGGTATGGGGATCGTCGACACCGCGCGCATCGGCGTGAGCGGCTGGAGCTACGGCGGCTACATGACCTCGTGGCTGATGTCGCACTATCACGTCTGGAAGACCGCCATCTCCGGCGCCGCCGTCAACGACTTCGTGGCGATGTACGACCTGGGCGACGCCAACTACCAGATCGGCTTCTCGTTCAAAGGCTCACCCTACGTGGGCGGCAACATGCGCGACTACGTCGCGCAGAGCCCGATCACGTACGCCGCGCAGACGCGCTGCCCGGTGCTCATCATCTCCGACACCGGCGACGTGCGGGTGCCGATCGCGCAGAGCTACGCGATGTACCACGCGCTGGCCGACAACCACATCCCGGTCCGTTTCGTCGGCATCCCGGTCAGCGGTCATTTCCCGGGCGACCCGGTCCGGCAAGCCGACGTCTACACGCTGTGGGTAAGCTGGATGGACCAGCATCTGAAGTAGCGGTCAGTCGTCGTCTTCGGGCGTGGCGAAGCGGCGTAGGCCGTCGAGCGAGGGGACGAAGTAGTACGCGCCGGTGAGCGGCGTCGTGTAGCGGGTGAGGGCGTCGCGAATGCCGTCGTCGCTGCCGGCCATCTGGCGCAGCATCTTGTCGAGCCGGAGCTGGTCCTGCGAGAAGCCGATGAACACCGTGCCGTGGTCGACGACGGTGCCGTACGGGACGTTGCGGCGGAAGATGTCCAGCTCTTTGCCGTCGACGTCGACCGTGGTGCGCGGGACGTGCGCGTCCTTGGGCATCGTGGCTTCGGGCAGCTCGACGCTGTCGAGCTTGGTGCGGCCGATGACCTTCTCTTGCTCGGGGACCGGCAAGTCGACGAAGAGGTGTCCGTCGTGACGCCACTTCTGGAACAGCAGCACGCTGCCGCCCGCGCCCGGCGAACCGTCGGGAACGCAGGCGACCAGCGGCGCCTGCATCAACGACGGGTTCTCGGTGCCGTCCTCGAAGCCGGTCAGATCGCGGCTGTGACGATACGACCAGCCGCTCTGCTCGCGCTCGATCGTGAGCACGCCCGTCAAGTCGTGCAAAGCGTCCGTCGCCGCGTCGAAGACGACGTCGTACGAGGCCCCGGCGAACCATAGCCACACGTCGGTCTGGGTTGCCGGCATCGAATACGACCCGGTGCCCTGCAGCGGCGCGTTGAATCCGGTCAGCGCGGCGGGCGTGTCGTCGGGCGCGATCGCACGCCACAGCTCGGGACGGAAGCCGGCGACGAAGTTGATGCCGCCGACCGTCGTGCGCGGCTCGTGCACGTCGGCGACCGCCTTCGCCACCGCCGCGGCATCGACGCCGGGCGCGACGGCGAGCTCGAGGAAGATGTGCGCGGGTTCGCCGATCGCGAAGATACCGGCTTGCGGAATCGCCATGCGGCCGGGAGTTGGCTCAGGGCACGATCCACGCCTCCGTGACGTGCAGGAACGCGCCGCCCTCCTTCGCGTTCGGCGTCCCCGGTTCGAAGCGCAGCACGTGTTGCCCGGCACGCGGCCAGCGCCATGCGAACAAGACGCTGTGCGGCAGCGTGCGGCCCGCGCTCGATTTGTTCTGCCAGATGCCCGTCGCGTCGAACGTCGGCCGGCCGTCGATCGCCACCCGTGCACGGCCGGCTTCGCAGCAGCGTTCGCCGATCGCGCCGAGCAGCGCGATCCCCGAGCCGGAAAAGCGCAACGTGGCTGGGACGTGGTCGATCGCGACCGGGTGCGGCCGCGCTCGTCGCCAGGCGGAGTCGGGCGTGACGCGCACGGCCGGCGCGAGCGCGCCCGCGGCGACGGCGAGCGCGAGGCCGCCGCTGGTCTGCCACGCGGTGACCGGGCCGGCCGGCGGCGGACCATCGAAGAACCGATCGTACTCGCCGTCGGCGCCGCGCGCGTGCGCGGCGGCGAGCGCGTTGCGAATCAGCCACCGGCGCGACCACCCGTCGCCGGCGTCGGCCAGACCGGCCAGCGCGCGCACGAGCGGCTCGACGACGTCGTTGCCGGCCTGCAGGTCGACGAAGATCCCGCGCGCGTCGTCGAGCTGCGCCGTCGCGCGCGCGGTGTCCCGAGCGTCGCGCGCGTAGCCGAGATCACCGGTCAGGTGCGCGAGCGCGCGGCCCGCGTCGATCATGATGCCGTTGACCGAAGCGAAAAAGCGATGCCGCAACGGGCGGCACGCGTGACCGTCGTCGAACACGTACACCGTGTAGAGGCCGGCGCGCCGGTCGAAGAACCAGTGGCGGATCGCCGCATAGTGGCGGCGCGCGTCGGCGAGGTACGCGGCGTCGCCCGTCCGGCGCGCCAGCAGCGCGGCGGCGAGGACGCGGTTGGCGTCCGTCTCGAGGGTCTTGAGCCCGCCGCCGCCGCCGAACGGCCGCTGATAGTCGATCTCCGGACACGCGCCGCGTGCGTAGAGGTCGGTCCGCGCGACGCTCGCGTAGGCGGCGCGCGCGTGGGCGAGCGCGAGCGGCTCGTCGGTCACGCCGTAGCGTCGCATCGCCGAGACCGCGTCCCACAGCGGGACGTCGCTCCATCCGGTACAGCCGCGGCCGCGGCACACGCGATAGGCCGGCGCACCTCGTTCGAGCGCGCGCGCATACGCGCGCAGTGCCGGCGCGTGCGTCGCGTGCCAGCGCAGCGCCAGCACCGCGGTCAGGCTGTCGGCGCCCCAGTCGCTGTCGCTCGCGCCGCACGGGAGGCGCGCGCATAGCTGCCAGCGGCCCTGCGGCACCACGAGGCGGGCGCGTAGCGTCGTCATCGCCGCGTCGCCGAGCGCGCCCAACGTCCGTGCGGCGGGCGGCGACGGCGTCGCCGAGGCGAACGACGCGTCGGCGAGAACGGTCGCCAGCCACAGAACGGCGCCCCAGAAAGGTGCTACACGTGAGCGGAGAATCGAGCACCCTCCGGCAAGCTCAGCCCGTCACCCGTAGCCCGGCCGCGATCCCGTTGACGCTGAGACGGATCGCATCGCGCAGCGCGGGGTCGGGGTCCTCGCGGTACGCCCGCAACAGACGGATCTGCAGGAACGACATCGGGTCGACGTAGGGATTGCGCAGCGCGATGCTGCGCGCCAGCGTCGGGTCGTCGGCCAAGAGTGCGTCGGCCCCCAGGATGCGCAGCAGCGCCGCGACCGACGCGTCGTACTCGGCGCGGATGCGCGAGGTGAACTGCGCGCGCAGCGCGGCGTCGTCGACCAGCGCTTCGGCGTAGCGCTCGCAGATCGTCAGGTCGGCCACCGCCAGCGCGCGCTCGATCGCGCGCAGCAGCGTGGTGAAGAACGGGAACTCGCGCGCCATCGTTTGCAGCGTCGGCAGCGCGTCGCCGGCGGCCGCGATCGCGGTGCCGAAACCGTACCAGCCCGGCAGCATCCCGCGCGTCTGCGTCCAGGCGAACGCCCATGGAATCGCGCGCAGGTCCTCGATCGAGCGGCGGGCGCCGCGGCGGCCGGGGCGCGAGCTGATCTGCAGGTCGCCGATCTCGTCGACCGGCGTCGCGGCCGCGAAGTAGACCAGGAACGCCGGGTCGTCGATCAGCGCGAGATACGCCGCGCGCGCGTCGCGCGCGAGCCGGTCGAGCAGCGCGAACCAGTCCGGCGGCGTCGCGACGGCCGGCGCCACCAGCGACGCCGCGACGGAGGTGACGGCCAGCTCGAGGTTGCGCCGCGCCAGCGATGGCAGGCCGTAACGCGCGCCGATGACCTCGCCCTGCTCGGTCACCTTCAGCTCGCCGGTGTGCGCCTGCGGCGGTTGCGCGTCGACGGCTTCGCGCGCCGTCGCGGCACCGCGCCCGACCGAACCGCCGCGGCCGTGGAAGAAGCGCGGCGTGACGCCGTACCGCGCGGCGACCGCAGCGATGGTGAGCTGGGCGCGGTACAGCGCCCACATGCTCGCGACGACGCCGGCGACCTTGGTCGTGTCGGAGTACCCGAGCATGATCTCCCAGCGCTCGCCGTTCGAGCCGACGAGCGCGCGGAACGGCGCGAAGGCGAGCAGCTCGTCGCACAGCGCCTCGGCGTTCGCCAGCGCGCTCGCGCTCTCGAGCAGCGGGACGATCTGCGCCGGCCCAGCGGCCAGCCCGCCGCAGGCGCGCACGAACGCGTGCAGGCTGAGCACGTCGTCGACCGATTCCGTTCCCGCCAAGATGAAGCTCACCACCGCGCTCGCACCGCGTCGCGCGCGCAGCGCGGCGACCGCGCGCACCGAGGCGATGACGTCCTGCGCGTCCGTCGAGAACGTCGCGTCGGTGGGGACCAGCGGCCGCGCGGTCACGAGCTCGCGCGCGAACCACGCCCGGCGCGCGTCCGGGTCGCGCTGCGAGAGCGGCGGCAGCTCGGGCTCGACGGCCAGCACGATCTCGTCGAGCGCGCGCACGACGCGGTCGCGGTGCTGCCGCCACTCGAGCGCGCACAGGTGGAAGCCGAACAGCGCGACCGCGCGGCGCAGCCGCGCCGCCGGCCGCGCGACGTCGGCACCGCTGTGCGCTTGCACGCTCTCGAGCACGAGATCGAGGTCGGCCAGCAGCGCGGCCGGGTCGGGATAGCCGCCCTCGGCGTCGGCCAGCGTCAGCCGCAGCCGGCGGTGCATGAACGCGAGCTTGCGGCGGTACGGCTCGGCGTCTTGCCGCGGTCCGATCGCGTAGCGCACGTCGGGCAACAGGTGCAGCTCGCGATCGACCGAGTCCAGCAGCGCGGCCGAGGCGCCGCCGCGCGCGACGTCCTGCGAGAAGCGCGCCTGCAGCTCCTCGACGCCCTCCACGTAGCGTTCGAGCACGAAGCGCCGCGCTTGCTCGTGCGCTTCGGCGATCGCGTCGGGCGCCACGTTGGGGTTGCCGTCACGGTCGCCGCCGATCCAGCTGCCGAACGCCAGCACCGTGCGCACCGGTGCACCGACGCGTTCCTCGAGCCGCTCGAACAGCAGCGTCGCCTCGTCGAACAGCGACTCGCGGAAGCGCGCGACCAGGTTGCGCACCTCGTCGTGCACCGTCGGCGCGGTGCGATACAGCTCGTTGCTCTGCCAGAGCAGCACGATCTGCGCGTGCAGCTCGGCTTCGATCGCGCGCGTCTCCTCGTCGGTCAGCACGCGCTCGTCGAGGTCGCGCAAGAGGTGCGCGATCGTGGCCAGCTTCTCGCTGGTCGTGCGCCGCAGCACTTCGGTCGGGTGCGCGGTGAAGACCAGCGTGACCGCGACCCGGTCGAGCTGCGCCGCGGCGGCCGGGGTGAGCGTCTCGAGCGAACCCGCCAGCGGCGGCTGACCGCTGCGCGCGCGCTCGCGCCGGCGGCGCTCGCGGTGCAGCTGCTCGGCCAGGTTCACCATCTGGAAGTACAGCCCGAAGGCGCGCAGCACGTCGATCGCGTCGTCGAGCGCGAGCGCGCTCAGAACGGCGTCGATCTCGGCGTCGAACCGCGGATCGGGCGTCGCGCGCCGCGCCCGGGTGGCCGCACGCAAGCGTTCGACCAACGCGTACGTGGTGGGCCGAGCGTGCGAACGCAGCACGTCGCCGACCACGCGCCCGAGCATCGTGACCCGCGCCCGCAGTGGCGCGGTGGTGTCGACCTCGAGACTTTGCGTCACCATCGCGATTGCTTCGGCTCGGCGCGAGCCGGCCCCTCAGGCCAACTGTCCCGTGACTAGAGCGCGGCCGCTTCTCGGACCGGGAGATCGAGCGTCGTGACGCGGCGCAGATCGCGGGTTTGGGTTTCGTCGAAGGCCAGGCCGCGGTGCATCGTGCAGCGGTTGTCCCAGATCACCACATCGTGCCGGCGCCAGGCGTGGCGATACACGAA of Candidatus Sulfotelmatobacter sp. contains these proteins:
- a CDS encoding S9 family peptidase, which translates into the protein MPRFAFSLLAAFVAIPLAASARPLQPDDLYKLVSVSDVVFSPNGTTIASVRRHVAVAKDRREGTIVLTDLATGAQRSLTVDRAGVAAPQFAPDGTSLAFLAQDEKHHGQVYVLPLDGGDAKAVTATAQGVQQFAWRPNGATIAYVTQDPDPRKKAIDAHHDEVDLADDDYLTTSYTPASHLWLVDRDGSHAHRLTAGGWSFATAYPPSPPASPLSWSPDGKEILFTRVPNTRDGDAYRSQIERLDVASGKIVPVTGHDRFEGFAQYSPDGAKIAYLYSRDGDPNNENDVFVTDAAGGAGVDVSRKLDRAIYRVQWYPDGKSLLVGSHEGTRTVLYRLALDGSFTRLETGDVNPAWSFWIDAAIAKNGTIAFPGSQIERPTELWVLAPGAAAPRRLSDVNGATASLQLGKMETVTWTNEGYDEDGVLTYPVGYTAGKKYPLVVLPHGGPQAASVAQFNLLDQLLAAHGYLVFEPNYRGSDNGGNAYERAIYMDAGAGPGRDVMAGLAKVEGMGIVDTARIGVSGWSYGGYMTSWLMSHYHVWKTAISGAAVNDFVAMYDLGDANYQIGFSFKGSPYVGGNMRDYVAQSPITYAAQTRCPVLIISDTGDVRVPIAQSYAMYHALADNHIPVRFVGIPVSGHFPGDPVRQADVYTLWVSWMDQHLK
- a CDS encoding Dyp-type peroxidase — protein: MAIPQAGIFAIGEPAHIFLELAVAPGVDAAAVAKAVADVHEPRTTVGGINFVAGFRPELWRAIAPDDTPAALTGFNAPLQGTGSYSMPATQTDVWLWFAGASYDVVFDAATDALHDLTGVLTIEREQSGWSYRHSRDLTGFEDGTENPSLMQAPLVACVPDGSPGAGGSVLLFQKWRHDGHLFVDLPVPEQEKVIGRTKLDSVELPEATMPKDAHVPRTTVDVDGKELDIFRRNVPYGTVVDHGTVFIGFSQDQLRLDKMLRQMAGSDDGIRDALTRYTTPLTGAYYFVPSLDGLRRFATPEDDD
- a CDS encoding phosphoenolpyruvate carboxylase, which encodes MVTQSLEVDTTAPLRARVTMLGRVVGDVLRSHARPTTYALVERLRAATRARRATPDPRFDAEIDAVLSALALDDAIDVLRAFGLYFQMVNLAEQLHRERRRRERARSGQPPLAGSLETLTPAAAAQLDRVAVTLVFTAHPTEVLRRTTSEKLATIAHLLRDLDERVLTDEETRAIEAELHAQIVLLWQSNELYRTAPTVHDEVRNLVARFRESLFDEATLLFERLEERVGAPVRTVLAFGSWIGGDRDGNPNVAPDAIAEAHEQARRFVLERYVEGVEELQARFSQDVARGGASAALLDSVDRELHLLPDVRYAIGPRQDAEPYRRKLAFMHRRLRLTLADAEGGYPDPAALLADLDLVLESVQAHSGADVARPAARLRRAVALFGFHLCALEWRQHRDRVVRALDEIVLAVEPELPPLSQRDPDARRAWFARELVTARPLVPTDATFSTDAQDVIASVRAVAALRARRGASAVVSFILAGTESVDDVLSLHAFVRACGGLAAGPAQIVPLLESASALANAEALCDELLAFAPFRALVGSNGERWEIMLGYSDTTKVAGVVASMWALYRAQLTIAAVAARYGVTPRFFHGRGGSVGRGAATAREAVDAQPPQAHTGELKVTEQGEVIGARYGLPSLARRNLELAVTSVAASLVAPAVATPPDWFALLDRLARDARAAYLALIDDPAFLVYFAAATPVDEIGDLQISSRPGRRGARRSIEDLRAIPWAFAWTQTRGMLPGWYGFGTAIAAAGDALPTLQTMAREFPFFTTLLRAIERALAVADLTICERYAEALVDDAALRAQFTSRIRAEYDASVAALLRILGADALLADDPTLARSIALRNPYVDPMSFLQIRLLRAYREDPDPALRDAIRLSVNGIAAGLRVTG